Proteins from one Candida orthopsilosis Co 90-125, chromosome 2 draft sequence genomic window:
- a CDS encoding Ayr1 oxidoreductase — MPENRQKVALITGASSGIGFATSIELARRGYVVFAGARRLEPMAKLRDDYGVKIFKLDVSDLQSVKDARSYIQKETGGSYLDILYNNAGQSCTMPTTDVTDEQFTQCFEVNLFGAMRMVREFVPLLINAKGVIGFTGSVSGVNPFPFSCTYSATKAAIQSYASVLRLELKPFGVKVINFITGGVKTDIEDKRSLPATSIFNVPGMEQAFDERRQMAVKNNPLPADVYAKQVADDFERAKLGGSLHLYRGKMAFFLGFITPLLPRFIIEWALVRKFKFVGVFEYLKKKYASGYTA; from the coding sequence ATGCCGGAAAATCGCCAAAAGGTTGCACTAATCACCGGAGCATCTTCAGGAATTGGGTTTGCTACCTCAATTGAACTTGCAAGGAGAGGCTATGTTGTTTTTGCTGGAGCAAGAAGATTGGAACCAATGGCAAAATTAAGAGACGACTATGGtgtaaaaattttcaagttgGATGTCAGTGATTTACAGAGTGTTAAAGATGCCAGAAGCTACATTCAGAAAGAAACTGGGGGAAGCTATTTGGATATATTGTACAACAACGCTGGCCAATCTTGTACAATGCCCACAACTGACGTTACTGATGAGCAATTCACCCAGTGTTTCGAAGTTAATTTGTTTGGAGCAATGCGTATGGTTAGGGAATTTGTGCctcttttgatcaatgcCAAAGGTGTTATTGGGTTTACAGGCTCGGTTAGTGGAGTGAATCCATTCCCCTTTTCATGCACCTATTCAGCAACGAAAGCTGCAATTCAACTGTATGCCTCAGTTTTGAGGTTAGAATTGAAACCATTCGGAGTCAAGgtcatcaactttatcacGGGAGGAGTTAAAActgatattgaagataaGAGAAGCTTACCAGCAACATCCATTTTCAATGTGCCAGGAATGGAGCAAGCATTTGACGAAAGGAGACAAATGGCCGTCAAAAACAACCCACTTCCAGCTGACGTATATGCCAAACAGGTTGcagatgattttgaaaggGCTAAATTGGGAGGCTCGTTGCACTTATACCGTGGAAAAATGGCATTTTTCTTAGGCTTTATTactcctcttcttccaagATTTATCATAGAATGGGCTTTGGTTCGTAAGTTTAAATTTGTTGGTGTGTTTGaatacttgaaaaagaagtatGCTTCAGGCTACACAGCATAA
- a CDS encoding membrane transporter, with translation MSGTLEQQQQQQQHRAHMASHLPKRLTALIVSVFVALASGTPYMYGVYSPQLVKHIGLTASDSATISLATNIGSGVGGLPGGLLIDHFGPQISIFVGSLCIFVGYFTMFKIYYHQYSNMFVICIAMALMGFGSITSYFATLKASQANFPKHKGAAGALPVSCFGFSATVFSIISASFFKDNTGGLLQFLAFFCGFVALLGSFFVHVYVADEEDERDHNLLEPNNDSQGHQHPFSEADASLISDIEPPPQSLSRSESLNGSFSFWGIGNRTPRSSISLQDSEASEVTRGLIDEERIDKQLKPRASPLETIKRRLADKIYLVHYFIVSIAAGVGQVYIYSVGFIVAAQYYYNKEHDAQTKFDLFRRAVQVALHDPDAASIQALQVSILSIASFLGRLVAGFVSDYIHKKWHIQRLWIVQATLIILSLAQYITITNVSEFHWTAVASSLTGACYGLIFGTYPAVIADSFGTKTFSTNWGLICTGPLVTLYALNKYFGWIYDTQTDTETGICYLGNGCYKGAFEVSLILCSIAFLVSVILIYTQRHK, from the coding sequence ATGTCAGGGACTcttgaacaacaacaacaacaacagcagcacAGGGCCCATATGGCGTCTCACTTGCCCAAAAGACTAACTGCATTGATTGTATCTGTTTTTGTTGCCTTGGCTTCTGGAACACCCTACATGTATGGAGTTTATTCACCACAATTGGTAAAACACATTGGTCTCACGGCTTCGGATTCTGCAACCATATCATTAGCTACTAATATTGGTTCTGGCGTTGGAGGATTGCCAGGTGGGCTCCTCATTGATCATTTTGGTCCCCAGATTAGTATATTTGTTGGCTCATTGTGTATATTTGTGGGGTATTTCACAATGTTCAAAATTTACTATCATCAATACAGCAACATGTTTGTTATATGTATCGCCATGGCCCTTATGGGATTCGGATCAATCACCAgttattttgcaaccttGAAAGCATCGCAAGCTAATTTCCCTAAACACAAGGGTGCTGCTGGAGCCTTACCGGTGAGTTGTTTCGGGTTTTCCGCCACAGTTTTTTCCATAATATCGGCTTCGTTCTTCAAGGATAACACTGGTGGGCTTTTGCAATTCTTGGCTTTCTTTTGTGGGTTCGTCGCACTATTGGGCTCCTTCTTTGTCCATGTGTACGTTGcagatgaagaggatgaacGTGACCACAACCTTTTAGAGCCAAATAATGATAGCCAGGGCCATCAACATCCATTTTCAGAGGCTGATGCTTCATTGATTTCTGACATAGAGCCACCCCCACAATCTTTATCAAGATCTGAATCCCTAAATGGatccttttctttttggggGATTGGAAATAGGACGCCAAGATCGTCAATAAGCTTACAAGATTCAGAAGCAAGTGAAGTTACGCGAGGTTTAATAGATGAGGAAAgaattgataaacaattgaaaccaagGGCTAGTCCGCTTGAGACAATAAAGCGTCGTCTTGCTGATAAGATTTATTTGGTACATTATTTCATCGTATCGATTGCTGCCGGGGTGGGACAGGTTTACATATACAGTGTTGGGTTCATTGTTGCTGCACAATACTACTACAATAAAGAGCATGATGCgcaaacaaaatttgacCTATTTAGGAGAGCTGTCCAGGTTGCACTCCATGACCCTGATGCCGCTTCCATACAAGCTTTACAGgtatcaattttgtcaattgctTCATTCTTGGGTCGTCTTGTTGCAGGTTTTGTTAGTGATTACATTCACAAAAAATGGCATATTCAAAGACTTTGGATAGTACAAGCAACTTTAATCATCCTTTCACTAGCACAATATATTACAATCACAAACGTTTCGGAATTTCATTGGACAGCTGTAGCTTCCAGTCTAACTGGCGCATGTTATGGACTTATATTTGGTACATACCCGGCTGTCATAGCTGATTCATTTGGTACAAagacattttcaacaaattgggGCTTAATCTGTACCGGCCCACTCGTCACATTGTACGCCTTGAACAAGTATTTTGGCTGGATCTATGATACTCAAACAGATACTGAAACGGGGATATGCTACCTTGGTAATGGGTGTTATAAAGGTGCATTTGAAGTTAGTTTGATCTTGTGCAGTATTGCCTTCTTGGTATCtgtgattttgatttataCGCAAAGACACAAATAG
- a CDS encoding Ram1 protein (protein that acts in prenylation), with product MPSSKLSQVEYLVNLLGRKRNVVEREVEEDPDQPDPDNNYSDTDFEEVVYTHLTRDEMIDQLHRKCSSGDWAMNLPPIELQYQSSTTEQQDECLNDVIETYLETPELKFHKEAHLNYAKKCLTAKLPSGYKSLDANHPWMMYWLLNSYLVIHTNDGDQTLDEDTISLINDKIESCIVDDGRGGIAGGANQVGHLASTYAAVLTLLLTKNTGTLLRIRDNLYTWIVSLKRKVKYGSSFIMHELGEYDTRSTYCALVISSLLNIMTPELIEGVQDWIVSCQTYEGGFAGVPHTEAHGGYTFCAFASLFIINKDPQAIIEQIKFDKFIRWCIERQTYEGGFSGRTNKLVDACYSFWIGALTPMVEVLHQPHAISRVALKNYILRVAQVESGGFRDKPGKSVDFYHTNYTLCGLSFCEHEYHLDENDEGICLALRFVKKSTGSTTFTHAINPVFGIPTSCCKMLLA from the coding sequence ATGCCTTCATCGAAATTAAGTCAGGTTGAATACCTTGTAAATTTACTTGGCCGGAAGCGGAACGTTGTTGAACGGGAAGTGGAAGAAGATCCTGATCAACCAGACCCCGACAATAATTACTCAGATAcagattttgaagaagttgtatATACACATTTGACGCGAGACGAAATGATTGATCAGTTGCATAGAAAGTGTCTGTCCGGTGATTGGGCCATGAACTTGCCTCCCATTGAgcttcaatatcaatcgAGCACGACTGAGCAGCAAGACGAATGTCTCAATGATGTCATTGAGACTTATTTGGAGACCCCcgaattgaaatttcacaAAGAAGCCCATTTGAACTATGCAAAGAAATGTCTTACAGCTAAATTGCCTAGTGGATACAAATCTCTCGATGCCAATCACCCATGGATGATGtattggttgttgaattcCTACTTGGTAATACATACCAATGATGGAGACCAAACCTTGGATGAGGATACCATCAGCTTGATTAACGATAAAATTGAGTCATGTATTGTAGATGATGGAAGAGGTGGAATTGCTGGTGGGGCAAACCAAGTGGGCCATCTAGCATCAACATATGCAGCTGTTTTGACCTTATTACTTACTAAAAATACAGGTACATTGTTGAGAATAAGGGACAACTTGTACACATGGATTGTGAGTTTAAAACGAAAGGTTAAGTATGGATCATCATTTATCATGCATGAACTAGGGGAATATGACACTCGATCGACATATTGTGCCCTTGTCATTTCATCGTTGTTGAACATAATGACGCcagaattgattgaaggTGTACAAGATTGGATAGTTTCCTGTCAAACATATGAAGGTGGTTTTGCAGGAGTACCCCACACCGAAGCCCATGGAGGCTACACATTTTGTGCATTTGCATCATTGTTTATAATAAACAAAGACCCACAAGCTATCATTGaacaaataaaatttgacaagtttATTAGGTGGTGCATTGAAAGACAAACTTATGAGGGTGGGTTTTCAGGGAGAACCAACAAGTTAGTTGATGCCTGTTATAGTTTTTGGATTGGAGCATTAACACCGATGGTTGAGGTTCTACACCAACCACACGCAATCAGTAGAGttgctttgaaaaattacatTTTAAGAGTTGCTCAGGTTGAATCCGGTGGGTTTCGTGACAAGCCAGGAAAGCTGGTTGACTTTTATCATACAAATTACACATTATGTGGACTCAGTTTCTGCGAACATGAATATCATCTAGACGAAAATGATGAAGGGATATGTTTGGCCCTCAGGTTTGTTAAAAAAAGCACTGGTAGTACAACATTTACGCACGCAATAAACCCTGTTTTTGGTATCCCCACCTCATGTTGCAAAATGCTTCTTGCGTAA
- a CDS encoding Agp2 amino acid permease encodes MWFRRDEKQAVDSDANSLGEKIITQKSNEEHELFHDTSSFNTDKASSVDGAGHTKRTLYNRHLQLIAIGGSIGTGLFVTIGTTGLINGGPLGLLLSYCISTLLILLLTTATGEMVSYMPVDAPFLNMAGRVIDPAFEAAASVNFWIMQSLYIPFEITAVNGIIHFWRDDYSPAITFVIQIAIYAAINLYAVRVFGECEFWFSLAKLILCIGLIFFTLVTMCGGNPQHDAFGFRNWNVAGGPIGMKYATGNLGRFQGFLASLRLSSTFTCVGSEYLSMTAGECVNPRVNMPIAFRTVLYRLVAFYIGGALSVSILIAYNDPKYVALTSDTSSAASSPYVVAMQNLGIQVLPHIVNGVVLTSAFSAGCSYTYTSSRCLYNLAIKGFVPKFFRICTKRGIPIYCVFVSCCFALLSLLQLGNSGSKALNYMVNLCTGAQVLNYGFMSIIYIGFYHAVKAQGIDRSKFPYRSWFQPYSIYFTAVIYWCIIGILGYQVFLPGMWTVDDFLFSYVMIFVSLAVFIVWKVVKRTKFIKPIDADLTTGLDEIEAHEAEFYAQFEESSQDEKKSRWKGYLNWIF; translated from the coding sequence ATGTGGTTTAGAAGAGATGAAAAACAAGCTGTTGACAGCGACGCAAACTCCCTTGGAGAGAAAATTATCACTCAAAAATCCAATGAAGAACATGAATTATTCCATGATACATCCAGTTTCAATACCGATAAAGCTTCTAGCGTAGATGGTGCCGGACATACCAAGAGAACATTGTATAATAGACATTTGCAACTTATAGCCATTGGTGGTTCTATTGGAACCGGTTTATTCGTTACTATTGGTACTACTGGATTGATTAATGGTGGTCCACTaggtttgttgttgtcatATTGCATATCTACATTATTAATTCTTTTGTTAACTACTGCTACGGGAGAAATGGTGCTGTACATGCCAGTAGATGCCCCATTCCTAAATATGGCTGGCCGTGTTATTGATCCTGCCTTTGAAGCCGCTGCTTCTGTAAATTTTTGGATTATGCAAAGTCTTTACATTCCATTTGAAATCACTGCAGTCAATGGTATAATTCATTTCTGGCGTGATGATTACTCGCCTGCAATCACTTttgttattcaaattgCTATATATGCTGCCATCAACTTGTATGCAGTAAGAGTATTTGGTGAATGTGAATTTTGGTTTTCATTAgcaaaattgattctttgtATTGGGTTAATATTTTTTACTTTGGTCACCATGTGTGGTGGAAATCCTCAACATGATGCATTTGGATTTAGAAACTGGAACGTGGCTGGTGGCCCCATTGGAATGAAATATGCAACTGGGAATCTAGGTAGATTTCAGGGATTCTTGGCTTCCCTTAGACTATCAAGTACCTTCACTTGCGTTGGTAGTGAATACTTGAGTATGACAGCAGGCGAGTGTGTCAACCCCAGAGTCAACATGCCAATTGCTTTCAGAACTGTGTTGTACCGCTTGGTGGCATTTTACATTGGAGGTGCATtatcagtttcaattttaataGCTTACAATGATCCAAAATATGTTGCTTTGACATCAGATACCTCAAGTGCTGCTTCTTCCCCATATGTTGTGGCTATGCAAAACTTGGGAATTCAAGTGCTACCACACATCGTCAATGGGGTGGTGCTAACATCAGCGTTCTCTGCCGGTTGTTCATACACATACACATCCTCCAGGTGCTTGTACAATTTGGCCATAAAGGGGTTCgttccaaaattttttagAATTTGTACCAAGAGAGGTATTCCTATCTACTGTGTGTTTGTATCTTGTTGCTTTGCGTTATTATCGCTTTTGCAATTGGGAAATTCTGGAAGTAAAGCTTTGAACTATATGGTTAATTTGTGTACAGGAGCACAAGTCCTTAATTATGGATTCATGTCGATTATTTACATTGGATTTTACCACGCTGTGAAAGCACAAGGAATTGATCGTTCGAAATTCCCTTACAGATCATGGTTCCAACCATACTCCATTTATTTCACTGCAGTTATATATTGGTGCATTATTGGTATATTGGGATACCAAGTATTTTTACCGGGCATGTGGACAGTTGACGATTTCTTGTTCAGTTACGTTATGATCTTTGTTTCATTGGCAGTGTTTATTGTATGGAAAGTAGTGAAGAGAACTAAATTCATTAAACCTATTGATGCTGATTTAACAACTGGTCTTGATGAGATTGAGGCACATGAAGCTGAATTTTATgctcaatttgaagaaagtagtcaagatgaaaagaagagcAGGTGGAAAGGATACTTGAATTGGATATTCTAA
- a CDS encoding Agp2 amino acid permease: MSHEGIDKAVEEKSTRLSFNDELNDHRNQLHEGESGGIEDTPYLKSNESQIGHSHAGSQTVVADNSRPRKLTGRRGSFRGRPRTSSVTKFTSSIGKKTGQKEDDSWSPANMIHDTSLNDGSSFNESNAKKRRGSRISLVSEVVSTGSRSSQETAEDVCFPMEQKQVKMNGIDFGVINEFIKEEKQHLISRDKEPSEQSFFMAHNNMGFDSSANSGTPRKYRSSAQLKYTPKKVFKSMFQRSKEQVEFGPKVLPSSNEYENKQDFDSDDSCSEREVKFGGARITDGTNGTLPDRFSFFHSESEETVHAPDIPSLVSXXXXXXXXXXXXXXXXXXXXXXXXXXXXXXXXXXXXXXXXXXXXXXXXXXXXXXXXXXXXXXXXXXXXXXXXXXXXXXXXXXXXXXXXXXXXXXXXXXXXXXXXXXXFSNMLQRIGESRRKVMTLMRLLSGKADVIKMFAKRCQDKATVGCEEKQWRTHQDSFPQQHVASSHKSDTRRHEIPSSNNPDQQWQQKSASSARPRADIALYLGDIQDHIITMFQSLLGYEKIFSRSHSNYLAQLQVESLDANNKITQMFSKVTIIGTMLIPLNLVTGLFGMNVTVPGKDGHRAWFYGILGVILLLMGSSVLVAECWLRRINRHIDNERRPVFSARRSFQSLKMKHLGNRSVNSFV, from the coding sequence ATGTCGCATGAAGGAATTGATAAAGCTGTTGAGGAAAAGTCAACCAGGTTAtctttcaatgatgaattaaaTGATCACAGAAATCAATTACACGAAGGGGAGAGTGGAGGTATTGAAGATACTCCATATCTCAAATCCAATGAATCTCAAATAGGCCATTCCCATGCGGGCTCTCAGACAGTAGTCGCTGATAATAGCCGACCACGAAAGCTAACTGGTAGGAGAGGGTCTTTTAGAGGGAGACCGAGAACTTCATCGGTCACAAAATTCacatcttcaattggtAAAAAGACGGGCCAAAAAGAAGACGACTCGTGGTCACCAGCAAATATGATACATGATACCTCATTAAATGACGGGAGCAGCTTCAATGAATCCAATGCTAAAAAACGAAGAGGCTCTCGTATCTCGCTAGTCAGCGAGGTCGTTTCTACAGGATCCAGAAGCTCGCAAGAGACGGCAGAGGATGTTTGTTTTCCCATGGAGCAAAAGCAAGTGAAAATGAATGgcattgattttggtgttaTAAATGAGTTCATAAAAGAGGAAAAGCAACACCTCATTTCCCGTGATAAAGAACCAAGTGAACAAAGCTTTTTTATGGCACATAATAACATGGGATTTGACTCTTCAGCGAACAGTGGTACGCCTCGTAAATATCGAAGCTCGgctcaattgaaatacaCACCAAAGAAGGTTTTCAAGCTGATGTTTCAACGTTCAAAGGAGCAAGTCGAGTTTGGACCAAAAGTGCTTCCATCTTCAAACGAGTACGAAAACAAGCAGGATTTCGACTCAGACGACTCTTGTTCGGAAAGAGAGGTGAAATTTGGAGGAGCCCGGATCACTGATGGTACGAATGGCACCTTACCTGACAGgttttcatttttccaTTCTGAATCTGAAGAGACCGTGCACGCACCTGATATACCTTCGCTTGTATCCNNNNNNNNNNNNNNNNNNNNNNNNNNNNNNNNNNNNNNNNNNNNNNNNNNNNNNNNNNNNNNNNNNNNNNNNNNNNNNNNNNNNNNNNNNNNNNNNNNNNNNNNNNNNNNNNNNNNNNNNNNNNNNNNNNNNNNNNNNNNNNNNNNNNNNNNNNNNNNNNNNNNNNNNNNNNNNNNNNNNNNNNNNNNNNNNNNNNNNNNNNNNNNNNNNNNNNNNNNNNNNNNNNNNNNNNNNNNNNNNNNNNNNNNNNNNNNNNNNNNNNNNNNNNNNNNNNNNNNNNNNNNNNNNNNNNNNNNNNNNNNNNNNNNNNNNNNNNNNNNTTTTAGTAATATGTTGCAGAGAATTGGTGAATCACGTCGAAAAGTGATGACATTAATGAGATTACTTTCAGGAAAAGCGGATGTCATTAAGATGTTTGCCAAGAGGTGTCAAGACAAAGCAACAGTAGGTTGTGAAGAAAAGCAATGGAGGACACATCAAGATAGTTTTCCACAACAACATGTGGCATCATCTCACAAATCTGATACCAGAAGACATGAAATCCCCCTGTCCAACAATCCTGATCAACAATGGCAACAGAAACTGGCCAGCAGTGCTCGTCCTCGGGCTGATATTGCTTTGTATTTAGGTGATATTCAAGACCACATAATCACCATGTTTCAAAGCTTATTGGGTTACGAAAAGATATTCTCACGATCCCATTCAAATTACTTAGCCCAATTGCAAGTTGAAAGTTTGGATGCAAATAATAAAATCACGCAAATGTTTTCCAAAGTCACGATTATTGGTACCATGTTGATTCCATTGAACTTGGTCACTGGTTTATTTGGAATGAACGTGACAGTTCCAGGAAAAGATGGGCATCGTGCTTGGTTTTATGGTATACTTGGGGTTATTTTGCTCTTGATGGGCCTGAGCGTTCTTGTTGCGGAATGCTGGTTGAGAAGGATTAACCGGCATATCGACAATGAACGTCGTCCTGTTTTTAGTGCAAGGAGAAGCTTTCagagtttgaaaatgaaacatCTTGGTAATAGATCAGTTAATAGTTTTGTTTAG
- a CDS encoding Sga1 glucoamylase, with the protein MKLVSILVIVTLNGLINAQLWSYQISPPTAILERYFKFLNFIGLDKTPERTDTASEIPLPTTSSTTATSTSTTVPPPQFESWLEIQQNTSFRAILQNINQNGVIVASPSKQNPNYYYQWIRDSAVTVRTLISYLEEHHDNNTKASHSHSQVSNLIELYILNNYKLQRTPNRSGDFANLAGLAEPKFNVDLTAFNEPWGRPQRDGPGLRAMTIIQFIDYLNRTDGEVIHPELQNSNYIYQKIIKPDLQYICQYWNESGFDLWEEVDSIHFFTSMVQLKALQMGIRWSKYFQDEDGTFTTKLINSFDVLKQHIENEFGFVSFGFDHVVESPRLLDSGERLGLDIATILAVIYAHENDDKEQQTGEPVANSMPFNVFNPHVLNSISGLIIDMRQRYPINKNRFGVALGRYPEDVYNGIGTSEGNPWFISTSTASEFIYQFIYNLQIQKSNLVIDDTNRQFFQPLINVTGNEYTLEYNSSDFNSLITKLVEYADSFLDVVRTHTDSQGRMSEQFNKNTGFMQGAKELTWSYSAVWDAIRWRKKALAI; encoded by the coding sequence ATGAAGTTGGTTTCAATACTTGTTATTGTCACCTTAAACGGGTTAATCAATGCTCAGCTATGGTCATACCAAATATCGCCACCAACTGCGATACTTGAAAGGTACTTCAAGTTTCTCAACTTCATTGGACTAGATAAAACCCCAGAACGCACAGATACTGCATCAGAAATACCATTGCCTACTACTTCGTCAACAACTgcaacttcaacttcaactaCTGTACCTCCTcctcaatttgaatcatGGCTTgaaatacaacaaaatacGTCATTTCGTGCAATTCTACAAAACATCAACCAAAACGGAGTCATTGTTGCATCTCCATCAAAGCAAAATCCCAACTACTACTACCAATGGATTAGGGACTCTGCAGTTACAGTACGGACACTAATTTCATATCTTGAAGAGCACCACGACAATAATACTAAGGCTTCACATTCCCACAGTCAAGTGTCCAATTTAATTGAGTTATACATTTTGAACAACTACAAGCTACAAAGAACGCCAAATAGACTGGGtgattttgccaatttggCAGGGTTGGCTGAGCCGAAATTCAATGTGGACTTGACTGCATTTAATGAGCCTTGGGGAAGACCACAACGCGACGGGCCTGGGTTACGAGCAATGacaattattcaatttattgattacTTGAATCGAACTGATGGTGAAGTGATTCATCCtgaattgcaaaattcaaattacaTCTATCAAAAGATCATCAAACCCGATTTGCAGTATATTTGCCAGTACTGGAATGAATCTGGGTTTGATTTGTGGGAAGAAGTCGACTCGATCCATTTCTTCACATCTATGGTTCAATTAAAGGCTTTGCAAATGGGTATAAGATGGTCGAAGTATTTCCAAGATGAGGATGGTACTTTCACAACAAAGCTAATTAACTCATTTGATGTTCTCAAACAACACATcgaaaatgaatttgggtttgtttcttttggttttgatcaTGTGGTTGAAAGCCCCCGGTTGTTAGATTCAGGTGAGAGATTAGGATTGGATATAGCAACCATATTGGCCGTGATTTACGCACACGAGAATGATGATAAGGAGCAACAAACCGGTGAGCCAGTAGCAAATTCAATGCCTTTTAATGTATTTAACCCCCATGTACTAAACTCAATCAGTGGGTTGATCATCGACATGAGACAACGATATCCAATAAACAAGAATCGTTTTGGTGTTGCATTGGGGAGATACCCCGAAGACGTCTACAATGGAATTGGCACATCTGAAGGTAATCCATGGTTCATATCTACTTCCACTGCCAGTGAATTCATTTATCAATTCATCTACAAtcttcaaatacaaaaatcaaacttggTAATTGATGATACCAACCGACAATTCTTCCAACCATTGATAAACGTCACGGGCAACGAATACACCCTCGAATACAACTCGTctgatttcaattctttgatCACAAAGTTGGTGGAGTATGCTGATTCATTTCTTGACGTTGTTCGTACTCATACAGATTCACAAGGTCGAATGTCAGaacaattcaacaagaataCGGGATTCATGCAAGGAGCAAAAGAGTTGACCTGGAGTTATAGCGCTGTTTGGGATGCAATTCGTTGGAGAAAGAAAGCACTCGCTATATAA